The Bacteroidota bacterium DNA window AGGTCGATGCTCACTCTTGACTTTGCGGGACCGCAAGGGTATTTTTCGAACGAATCGTACAAAACGTACAAAACGTGCAGCGGGAAGAGCCCCCATATTTGAGCACGGTTGAGGTAGCGCAGCTTCTGGGCGTTACGGAGACGACTATCAAACGCTGGGCGGACGCACAGCGCATCCCCTGCATCCGCACGCCGGGCGGGCATCGCAAGTTCCGGCCGGAGGACGTGCTGGCCTTTGCGCAAGCGCACGGATATCCGATCGAGCAGCTGTTGACCAGAAGACCCCGCATCCGTTTTCCGCGATCTTGGGACCAGCTGCGGGAGTGGCTCTATAGACAGCTTCTATGGGGCAACGCCGATGCGGTGCGCGAGCAGCTTTATAGCTGGTACAGCTCTGGGCTCGAACTAGCCGCCCTTTATGATGAGCTCATAAGCCCCGTTCTGGAGCGCATCGGGCAAGAGTGGGCCTCTGGATCTCTCAGTGTGGCCCAGGAGCATTTGGCCTCCAACACGCTTAGCGAAGCGCTTCAGGGGTTTCGGCAGCTCACGCGCCCCGCATCGGCAGGCCTTCGACGCGCCGTATGCGCCGCCTTAGAGCAAGAGGAACATACGCTGGGCCTGCTCATGGCGGCGCACTTGCTTGAACTGGCCGGCTTTCAGGTGGACTTCCTAGGGGCGCGCACTCCAGTGCGAGATCTAATTGGCTGGCTTTCCGAGCACAAACCGCAGCTGCTCTGCTTGGCCTTCGTGATCCCCCTAGAGCCTGAAAGGGCCCATAGGGTGCTGCGCAGCATAAGCCTTCAGGCTCAGCGCCTAGGCGTGCGGGTGCTTGCCGGAGGCCGATCGGCTGATCCCGCCTGGGTCGCATTGCAGCTTGTAGATGGGGTCTATAAGAGACTTCGGGAACTTCAGGACGCCGTAAAGTCGGGGTGATCGATTGTGACTCGTTCCGCCCTAGCCGCCTCCTATGCGATCTGCCGGGCCATTACGCGCGAGCATGCCCGCACCTTTTATTTCGCCTCTCACGTCTTAGGCCCCCGTCTGCGGCGCGCGGCGTATGCGATTTATGGTTTCTGTCGGCTTGCCGATGACGTGGTAGACCGCGCCAAACTGGGGGCCGACCCTCGTTTGGTACAGGAGGAGCTAGAAGGCTTTCGCCGCGCTGTGCGCGCCCTGCGCAAAGACACCTCTTCCGCGGAGGGCCATCAACCTTGGTTTGCCGCGCTGCAGGATACGGTGCGCTCCTTCGGCATCCCGCCTCAGCTTTTTGAGGAGCTTCTGGACGGGGTGCAGATGGACGTAGAAAAAAAGCGCTATGAGACCTTTCAGGAGCTTTATGACTATTGCTACCGGGTCGCCTCCGTTGTGGGGCTCATGCTCTGTCACGTGTTCGGCTACCGAAGCCCCGAGGCGCTGGGCCGAGCGGTGGACATGGGCGTGGCCATGCAGCTGACGAACATCCTGCGGGATATCCCCGAGGATTACCGGCTTGGGCGCATTTACTTGCCGCAAGAGGAGCTCGAAGCCTATGGGTACACGGAGGCGGAGCTCGCCCGGGGCGTCGTAAACGAGGCTTTCCGTGCGCTCATGGCTTTTGAGGTGGAACGCGCCCGCGCCTATTACCGGCGCGCCTGGGGGGGTATCCCCCTGCTCCAGAGCCGACAGGGGCGCATCTGCACCCGCATTATGAGCCGGCTTTACGCCGGCATACTGGATGAGATTGAACGCGCCGGATACGATGTCTTTCGAAGACGCGCCTTCGTACGACTGGGCAGAAAAGTCGTGCTGGGCGCCCAGGCGGCACTGAAACGTCCCGGTTGGGGCATAGTCGGCTGGAGCGCGTGGGATTTTTACGGAGGCCTGCAACTGAAATAACTTTCAGGGGGAAGCCATGCGTTGGCTGCGGTTTGCGCTCCTTATCGCGCTTATGCTGTTCTCATGAAGTCCTTAGTCCTGACGGCCTGGCTGCTCCTGGGGGTTCCCTCGGAAAGCCACCCGGCAGAGCCGATCCGCATCGAGGTCTCCTATCGCGCGAAGCGCAAGTGGACGGCCTCCCCGGAGGCGATCCTGCGCGAGGTGGCCGATCCGATGCGGTTT harbors:
- a CDS encoding helix-turn-helix domain-containing protein, yielding MSTVEVAQLLGVTETTIKRWADAQRIPCIRTPGGHRKFRPEDVLAFAQAHGYPIEQLLTRRPRIRFPRSWDQLREWLYRQLLWGNADAVREQLYSWYSSGLELAALYDELISPVLERIGQEWASGSLSVAQEHLASNTLSEALQGFRQLTRPASAGLRRAVCAALEQEEHTLGLLMAAHLLELAGFQVDFLGARTPVRDLIGWLSEHKPQLLCLAFVIPLEPERAHRVLRSISLQAQRLGVRVLAGGRSADPAWVALQLVDGVYKRLRELQDAVKSG
- a CDS encoding phytoene/squalene synthase family protein, translating into MTRSALAASYAICRAITREHARTFYFASHVLGPRLRRAAYAIYGFCRLADDVVDRAKLGADPRLVQEELEGFRRAVRALRKDTSSAEGHQPWFAALQDTVRSFGIPPQLFEELLDGVQMDVEKKRYETFQELYDYCYRVASVVGLMLCHVFGYRSPEALGRAVDMGVAMQLTNILRDIPEDYRLGRIYLPQEELEAYGYTEAELARGVVNEAFRALMAFEVERARAYYRRAWGGIPLLQSRQGRICTRIMSRLYAGILDEIERAGYDVFRRRAFVRLGRKVVLGAQAALKRPGWGIVGWSAWDFYGGLQLK